A stretch of Enterobacter cloacae complex sp. ECNIH7 DNA encodes these proteins:
- a CDS encoding phage tail-collar fiber domain-containing protein produces the protein MSAKFYTLLTDIGAAKLASAAALGVPLKITRMAVGDGGGVLPTPNAKQTALVNEKRRADLNMLYIDPQNSSQVIAEQVIPETEGGWWIREVGLFDETGALIAVGNCPESYKPQLAEGSGRTQTVRMVLITSSTDNITLKIDPAVVLATRQYVDQVATGMLKKAENGADIPDKQEFLQNIGLFNIVNPMSPNQTVLYTPDMKKCLVIREDGTWGARVVNNGQVIALPLNSGGTGATTAEDARKNLGLDTLLDGKQPINDVLTAIAGLATQQNTIPYFTGEKQAAVTALSEFMRAMLGKGDAASVAAYLGVGSGAPVIGSPFAWPLAQMPSDVFDDMRNMVFLKVNGAPFDKNKYSKLGVTYPSGVLPDMRGEFMRGFDDGRGINPSQALLGWAADEFKTHGHPFMGSGGATGNNTVFGVETGIRGIYTNGINQPDGSVAPAFQNPGGSETRPRSVAFNFIVRAA, from the coding sequence ATGAGCGCAAAATTTTATACCCTGCTGACGGATATCGGCGCGGCGAAACTGGCAAGCGCCGCCGCGCTCGGTGTCCCGCTGAAAATTACCAGGATGGCGGTGGGCGATGGCGGCGGCGTGCTGCCGACCCCGAATGCAAAACAGACGGCCCTAGTTAACGAAAAACGCCGCGCAGACCTCAACATGCTGTATATCGATCCGCAGAACAGCAGCCAGGTTATTGCTGAGCAGGTGATCCCCGAAACGGAGGGAGGGTGGTGGATTCGTGAGGTTGGCCTGTTTGATGAAACCGGCGCGCTGATCGCCGTCGGTAACTGCCCGGAGAGTTACAAGCCGCAGCTGGCAGAGGGCAGCGGACGCACGCAGACCGTGCGTATGGTGCTGATCACCAGTAGCACTGATAACATCACGCTAAAAATTGACCCCGCTGTAGTTCTGGCAACCCGTCAATACGTCGATCAGGTTGCAACAGGAATGCTTAAAAAGGCCGAGAACGGCGCAGATATTCCAGACAAGCAGGAGTTTCTACAGAATATTGGGCTTTTCAATATCGTTAATCCTATGAGCCCTAACCAGACCGTGCTCTATACACCGGACATGAAAAAATGCCTGGTCATTCGAGAAGACGGGACATGGGGGGCAAGGGTTGTCAATAACGGCCAGGTAATCGCACTACCGCTGAATTCAGGGGGAACCGGAGCAACAACGGCGGAAGATGCACGAAAAAACCTTGGTCTTGACACTTTGCTGGATGGCAAGCAGCCGATTAACGATGTGCTGACAGCCATCGCGGGACTGGCGACGCAGCAAAACACGATACCCTATTTTACGGGTGAAAAGCAGGCAGCAGTGACTGCACTCAGTGAGTTCATGCGTGCAATGCTGGGTAAAGGCGATGCCGCCAGTGTTGCCGCTTATCTTGGGGTGGGTAGTGGTGCGCCGGTTATTGGCTCTCCGTTTGCGTGGCCGCTTGCGCAGATGCCGAGTGATGTTTTTGACGATATGCGAAACATGGTATTTCTGAAAGTAAATGGTGCGCCATTTGATAAGAACAAATACAGCAAGTTAGGTGTGACATACCCGTCGGGTGTGTTGCCGGATATGCGCGGCGAATTCATGCGGGGTTTTGACGATGGGCGTGGTATTAACCCATCTCAGGCGCTGCTCGGATGGGCTGCTGATGAATTCAAAACGCATGGTCACCCATTCATGGGGTCGGGCGGCGCAACTGGAAATAATACTGTGTTTGGCGTGGAGACTGGCATCAGGGGCATTTATACCAACGGAATTAACCAACCTGACGGAAGTGTGGCACCTGCGTTTCAGAATCCGGGGGGCTCAGAGACGCGCCCACGTAGCGTGGCATTTAACTTCATCGTGAGGGCTGCATGA
- a CDS encoding phage tail sheath protein has product MAQDYHHGVRVVEINEGTRPITTVSTAIVGMVCTGDDADASMFPLNKPVLLTDVLTASGKAGESGTLARSLDAIADQAKPVTVVVRVAQGETEAETTSNIIGGVTADGKKTGMKALLSAQSQLGVKPRILGVPGHDTQAVATELLSVAQSLRGFAYLSAYGCKTVEEAIAYRDNFSQREGMLIWPDFINFDTVLNADATAYASARALGLRAKIDEQTGWHKTLSNVGVNGVTGISADVFWDLQDPATDAGLLNQNDVTTLIRKDGFRFWGSRCLSDDPLFAFENYTRTAQVLADTIAEAHMWAVDGVLNPSLARDIIEGIRAKLRSLKTQGYIIGADCWLDESVNDKDSLKAGKLTIDYDYTPVPPLENLMLRQRITDQYLLDFSSQVSA; this is encoded by the coding sequence ATGGCTCAGGATTACCACCACGGGGTGCGCGTTGTTGAAATCAACGAGGGCACCCGACCTATCACCACGGTGAGCACCGCCATCGTGGGCATGGTCTGCACCGGCGATGATGCTGATGCGTCCATGTTTCCCCTTAATAAGCCGGTCCTGCTGACCGATGTGCTGACCGCCAGCGGTAAAGCTGGCGAGTCCGGCACACTGGCCCGTTCGCTGGATGCGATTGCCGACCAGGCTAAACCAGTGACCGTCGTTGTGCGCGTGGCGCAGGGCGAAACCGAAGCGGAAACCACCTCCAACATTATCGGCGGCGTGACTGCTGACGGTAAAAAAACGGGCATGAAAGCGCTGCTTTCGGCACAGTCGCAACTGGGCGTTAAGCCGCGCATCCTCGGCGTGCCGGGACACGACACGCAGGCGGTTGCTACTGAGCTGCTGAGCGTGGCGCAGAGCCTGCGCGGGTTTGCCTACCTGTCCGCCTATGGCTGCAAAACGGTGGAAGAAGCGATTGCCTACCGTGACAATTTCAGCCAGCGTGAGGGGATGTTGATCTGGCCTGACTTCATCAACTTTGACACCGTGCTGAATGCAGATGCGACGGCTTACGCCTCTGCGCGTGCACTCGGTCTGCGTGCCAAAATTGACGAGCAGACCGGCTGGCACAAAACCCTGTCCAACGTGGGCGTGAACGGCGTCACCGGCATTTCCGCCGATGTGTTCTGGGATCTGCAGGACCCGGCAACCGATGCGGGACTGCTCAACCAGAATGACGTCACCACGCTTATCCGCAAAGACGGCTTCCGCTTCTGGGGTTCCCGCTGCCTCAGTGACGATCCGCTGTTTGCCTTTGAGAACTACACCCGCACGGCGCAGGTGCTGGCTGACACCATCGCAGAAGCGCACATGTGGGCGGTGGATGGCGTGCTTAACCCGTCGCTGGCCCGTGACATTATCGAAGGTATCCGCGCCAAGCTGCGCAGCCTGAAAACGCAGGGCTATATCATCGGCGCAGACTGCTGGCTGGATGAGTCGGTGAACGATAAAGACTCCCTGAAAGCCGGGAAGCTCACTATCGACTACGACTACACGCCGGTGCCGCCGCTTGAAAACCTGATGCTGCGCCAGCGCATCACCGATCAGTACCTGCTGGATTTCTCCAGCCAGGTCAGCGCGTAA
- a CDS encoding phage tail protein I: MNSLLPPGSSPLERRLAQTCSGISDLQVPLRDLWNPATCPVSFLPYLAWAFSVDRWDESWAENVKRRVVQDAFYIHQHKGTTSAVRRVVEPFGFLIRIIEWWQTGEQPGTFRLDIGVQDQGITEETYLELERLIGDAKPCSRHLIGMSINLQTSGPYFVGAVTYTGEEITIYPYINETIISGGTAYEGGAVHVIDTMRVNP, encoded by the coding sequence ATGAATAGCCTGCTGCCGCCCGGCTCATCACCGCTTGAGCGCCGACTGGCGCAGACCTGCAGCGGGATTTCCGATCTGCAGGTGCCGCTGCGCGATTTGTGGAACCCGGCAACGTGTCCGGTCAGCTTTCTGCCGTATCTGGCTTGGGCGTTTTCCGTTGATCGCTGGGACGAAAGCTGGGCGGAAAACGTCAAGCGCCGTGTGGTGCAGGATGCTTTCTACATCCATCAGCACAAGGGGACAACCAGCGCCGTGCGGCGCGTGGTGGAGCCGTTCGGCTTCCTGATCCGCATCATTGAGTGGTGGCAGACCGGCGAGCAGCCGGGCACGTTTCGCCTGGACATTGGCGTGCAGGACCAGGGCATCACGGAAGAAACCTATCTGGAACTGGAGCGCCTGATCGGTGACGCCAAGCCGTGCAGTCGCCATCTGATCGGCATGTCCATCAACCTGCAGACCAGCGGCCCCTATTTTGTAGGTGCAGTCACCTACACCGGCGAGGAAATCACGATTTATCCGTATATCAACGAAACCATTATTTCCGGCGGCACCGCTTACGAGGGCGGGGCGGTCCATGTTATTGACACAATGAGAGTGAATCCATGA
- a CDS encoding tail protein X: MKVRAHQYDTVDALCWRHYGRTQGVTEQVLQANPGLAEYGPFLPHGLQVELPDITASTTAQTVQLWD; this comes from the coding sequence ATGAAAGTGCGTGCGCATCAGTATGACACGGTGGACGCGCTTTGCTGGCGTCATTACGGGCGTACGCAGGGTGTCACTGAGCAGGTTCTGCAGGCAAATCCGGGGCTGGCTGAGTACGGCCCATTTTTACCGCACGGGCTGCAGGTGGAGCTGCCGGACATTACGGCGTCAACCACGGCGCAGACCGTCCAGCTATGGGACTGA
- a CDS encoding GPW/gp25 family protein has translation MTLYIGMSQGNGKAITDTDHLRQSVRDILLTPQGSRIARREYGSLLSALIDQPQNPALRLQVMSAVYVALSRWEPRLTLDSITISSNFDGSMVVELTGQRNNGAPVSLSVTTGADNGSD, from the coding sequence ATGACGCTGTATATCGGCATGAGCCAGGGCAACGGCAAGGCCATTACTGATACGGACCATCTGCGCCAGTCAGTGCGGGATATTCTGCTGACCCCACAGGGCAGCCGGATTGCCCGTCGGGAATATGGTTCCCTGCTGTCCGCCCTGATTGACCAGCCGCAGAACCCGGCGCTACGCCTGCAGGTCATGTCTGCGGTCTATGTGGCCCTGAGTCGCTGGGAACCACGGCTTACGCTGGATTCCATCACCATCAGCAGCAATTTTGACGGTTCCATGGTGGTTGAGCTTACCGGGCAGCGCAATAACGGCGCGCCGGTTTCCCTTTCGGTAACTACAGGAGCAGACAATGGCAGTGATTGA
- a CDS encoding baseplate assembly protein, whose product MAVIDLSQLPAPQIVDVPDFETLLAERKAAFVALYPADEQDAVRRTLALESEPVTKLLQESTYREILLRQRINEAAQAVMVAYSMGNDLEQLAANCNVKRLTVVPADNDAVPPVAAVMEDDEALRQRITAAFEGLSVAGPTGAYEFHARSADGRVADASATSPAPAEVVLTVLSREGDGTAEADLLAVVEQALNSENVRPVADRLTVRSAEIIPYSVDATIFLYPGPEAEPVMAAAKASLQKYIASQTRLGRDIRRSAIYAALHVEGVQRVELASPLADVVLDKTQAASCTEWSVTNGGTDE is encoded by the coding sequence ATGGCAGTGATTGACCTTTCTCAGCTGCCCGCGCCGCAGATAGTGGACGTGCCGGATTTTGAGACGCTGCTGGCTGAGCGCAAGGCCGCTTTTGTGGCCCTTTATCCGGCGGATGAGCAGGACGCGGTACGACGCACGCTGGCGCTGGAATCTGAACCCGTCACCAAGCTGCTGCAGGAAAGCACATACCGCGAAATCCTGTTGCGCCAGCGTATTAACGAGGCCGCGCAGGCGGTGATGGTGGCCTATTCGATGGGAAATGATCTTGAGCAGCTGGCAGCCAACTGCAACGTGAAACGCCTGACGGTAGTGCCTGCTGATAATGATGCAGTACCGCCGGTCGCCGCAGTGATGGAAGATGATGAGGCGCTGCGCCAGCGCATCACTGCTGCGTTTGAGGGGCTGTCGGTTGCTGGCCCGACGGGAGCCTATGAATTTCACGCCAGAAGCGCGGACGGGCGCGTGGCAGATGCCAGCGCAACCAGCCCGGCACCTGCGGAGGTGGTGCTTACCGTACTGAGCCGTGAGGGTGACGGTACGGCAGAGGCTGATCTGCTGGCGGTGGTGGAGCAGGCGCTTAACAGCGAGAACGTGCGCCCGGTGGCAGACCGCCTGACGGTGCGCAGCGCCGAAATAATTCCGTACAGCGTGGATGCGACGATTTTTCTTTATCCGGGGCCGGAAGCTGAGCCGGTGATGGCGGCAGCAAAAGCAAGCCTGCAGAAGTACATCGCCAGTCAGACGCGGCTTGGCCGTGATATCCGCCGTAGCGCCATTTATGCCGCGCTGCACGTTGAGGGCGTCCAGCGTGTGGAGCTGGCGTCCCCGCTGGCTGATGTGGTGCTGGATAAGACGCAGGCGGCGTCCTGTACGGAATGGAGCGTAACCAACGGGGGCACGGATGAATAG
- a CDS encoding phage major tail tube protein, which yields MALPRKLKHLNLFNDGNNWQGIVESLTLPKFTRKFEKYRGGGMPGAVDVDMGLDDGALDTEFSIGGTELLLFKQMGKATVDGIQLRFTGSIQRDDTGEVQAVELVVRGRHKEVDSGEWKTGESSTTKVSSTNSYAKLTINGEVLYEVDLVNMVEIVDGVDLMEEHRKALGL from the coding sequence ATGGCTTTACCACGCAAGTTAAAACACCTGAACCTGTTCAACGACGGGAACAACTGGCAGGGGATCGTTGAGTCTCTGACCCTGCCGAAATTCACCCGCAAGTTTGAGAAGTATCGCGGCGGCGGTATGCCGGGCGCGGTGGACGTGGATATGGGGCTGGATGACGGCGCACTGGACACGGAATTTTCAATCGGAGGCACCGAACTGCTGTTATTCAAGCAGATGGGCAAGGCAACCGTTGACGGCATCCAGCTGCGTTTCACCGGCTCCATTCAGCGTGACGATACCGGCGAAGTACAGGCCGTTGAGCTGGTTGTGCGCGGACGTCATAAAGAAGTGGATTCCGGCGAGTGGAAAACCGGCGAGAGCAGCACTACCAAGGTCAGCAGCACCAACAGCTACGCGAAGCTGACCATTAACGGCGAAGTGCTCTATGAGGTCGATCTGGTCAACATGGTTGAAATCGTTGACGGCGTGGACCTGATGGAAGAACACCGTAAAGCCCTCGGCCTCTGA
- the lysB gene encoding Rz-like lysis system protein LysB (The gene for this Rz-like phage lysis system protein may overlap extensively with the gene for the other spanin subunit, the Rz1-like protein in the outer membrane.): protein MMRALAVVLALSLAALGWQSWRLNNASHTIETQGVALKSKAQELTKKNSQLIGLSILTETNSREQTRLYAAAEQTTALLRSRQRRIEELKRENEDLRRWADTPLPADIIRLRERPALAGGAAYREWLSQSDAVPPGKVSAAQ, encoded by the coding sequence CTGATGCGTGCGCTGGCGGTAGTGCTGGCCCTGTCACTTGCGGCGCTGGGCTGGCAGTCGTGGCGGCTTAACAATGCCAGCCACACCATCGAGACGCAGGGCGTGGCGCTGAAAAGCAAAGCGCAGGAGCTGACGAAGAAAAACAGCCAGCTGATCGGCCTGTCCATTCTGACCGAAACCAACAGCCGGGAGCAGACGCGGCTTTATGCGGCAGCGGAACAGACCACCGCACTGCTGCGAAGCCGTCAGCGCCGGATCGAGGAACTGAAACGTGAAAACGAGGATTTGCGCCGCTGGGCTGACACTCCTTTGCCTGCTGACATTATCCGGCTGCGGGAGCGTCCGGCCCTCGCCGGAGGTGCAGCTTACCGTGAGTGGCTGTCCCAGAGTGACGCAGTGCCGCCTGGAAAGGTCAGCGCCGCGCAGTAA
- a CDS encoding phage baseplate assembly protein V, with protein MNAQLTEIMRLITNLIRTGTVTEVDRDNWLCRVKVGELETNWINWLTLRAGGARTWWCPSPDEQVVVLSMGGNLETAFALPAIYSNQFAPPSDSVDGCVTEYPDGGWFEYEPATGRWHVRGIKSMVIEAADNITLKTGEFVVEADTTRINSEVVINGGVTQGGGAMSSNGIVVDKHGHTGVKSGGDTSGGPV; from the coding sequence ATGAATGCACAACTGACCGAAATCATGCGCCTTATCACCAACCTGATCCGCACCGGCACCGTGACCGAAGTGGACCGGGACAACTGGCTGTGCCGGGTGAAAGTGGGCGAGCTTGAAACCAACTGGATTAACTGGCTGACACTACGTGCCGGTGGTGCCCGTACATGGTGGTGCCCCTCGCCGGATGAGCAGGTGGTGGTGCTGAGCATGGGCGGCAATCTGGAAACGGCTTTTGCGTTGCCTGCCATCTATTCCAATCAGTTTGCGCCGCCGTCGGATTCCGTGGACGGTTGCGTGACGGAGTACCCGGACGGAGGCTGGTTTGAGTATGAACCCGCCACCGGGCGGTGGCATGTCCGGGGTATCAAATCCATGGTGATCGAGGCGGCGGACAATATCACCCTCAAAACCGGTGAGTTTGTGGTGGAGGCTGACACCACGCGCATTAACAGCGAGGTGGTGATCAATGGCGGCGTCACCCAGGGCGGCGGTGCGATGAGTTCCAACGGGATCGTGGTGGATAAACACGGTCACACCGGCGTTAAGTCCGGCGGCGATACGTCAGGAGGCCCGGTATGA
- a CDS encoding HP1 family phage holin has protein sequence MTLERISAFITYCIAVLLAWLGDLSLKDASTVGGVLIGVLMLAINWYYKHQSFKLLRGGKISRGEYESFNR, from the coding sequence ATGACGCTTGAACGAATCAGCGCCTTTATCACTTACTGCATCGCCGTGCTGCTGGCATGGCTGGGCGATCTGTCGCTCAAGGATGCGTCAACGGTTGGCGGCGTACTGATTGGTGTGCTGATGCTGGCTATCAACTGGTACTACAAACACCAGTCTTTCAAATTGTTACGTGGCGGCAAAATTTCGCGGGGGGAATATGAATCCTTCAATCGTTAA
- the lysC gene encoding Rz1-like lysis system protein LysC (LysC is an Rz1-like component of a phage lytic system, substantially overlapping although not fully embedded in the gene for the Rz-like LysB component.), protein MLTLSGCGSVRPSPEVQLTVSGCPRVTQCRLERSAPRSNGDLNAVLDETEAAWAVCADKVDTIIACQERDSEQTAVLTQRPE, encoded by the coding sequence CTGCTGACATTATCCGGCTGCGGGAGCGTCCGGCCCTCGCCGGAGGTGCAGCTTACCGTGAGTGGCTGTCCCAGAGTGACGCAGTGCCGCCTGGAAAGGTCAGCGCCGCGCAGTAACGGCGATCTGAATGCTGTGCTGGATGAAACCGAGGCCGCCTGGGCGGTCTGTGCTGACAAAGTGGACACGATTATTGCGTGTCAGGAGCGAGACAGTGAACAAACCGCAGTCCTTACGCAGCGCCCTGAATAA
- a CDS encoding phage tail protein, whose amino-acid sequence MNKPQSLRSALNKAVAYVRDNPDKLHLFVDNGSLVATGASSMSWEYRYTLNVVIEDFSGDQNLLMAPVLLWLNDNQPDAINNPELREKLFTFEVDILRNDVCDISLKLQLTERVLVSTDGSVSSVEAVPEPDEPEEMWTVKRG is encoded by the coding sequence GTGAACAAACCGCAGTCCTTACGCAGCGCCCTGAATAAAGCGGTTGCCTATGTCCGCGACAACCCGGACAAGCTGCACCTTTTCGTTGATAACGGTTCACTGGTGGCAACCGGGGCCAGCTCCATGTCATGGGAATACCGCTACACCCTGAACGTGGTGATCGAGGATTTCAGCGGTGACCAGAATCTGCTGATGGCTCCAGTCCTGCTGTGGCTAAATGACAACCAGCCGGACGCTATCAATAACCCTGAGCTGCGCGAAAAACTGTTCACCTTTGAAGTGGATATTCTGCGCAACGATGTGTGCGATATCAGCCTGAAACTGCAGTTGACAGAGCGTGTACTGGTCAGCACTGACGGCAGCGTGTCGAGCGTTGAAGCGGTGCCGGAGCCGGACGAACCCGAAGAAATGTGGACGGTGAAACGTGGATGA
- a CDS encoding DNZ54_00345 family protein: MKKKVMSVFFQLAWVALLVISLLYPRSGAPGLVGASVWVSCFLAWLLAALCTVGWFAGDRARDEVRAALLKFRAHPVKPVRTWVIRLLIVLCLAFSGWVITLVFYLLTLVLYQIALAQLHEPMAA, from the coding sequence ATGAAAAAGAAAGTCATGAGCGTTTTTTTCCAGCTGGCATGGGTTGCGCTGTTGGTTATCAGCCTGCTGTATCCGCGCAGCGGTGCGCCGGGTCTGGTTGGTGCGTCTGTCTGGGTGTCATGCTTCCTCGCCTGGCTGCTTGCTGCGCTGTGCACCGTCGGGTGGTTCGCCGGAGATCGGGCGCGCGATGAGGTCAGGGCGGCATTGCTGAAATTCAGGGCGCACCCCGTAAAACCCGTGCGTACATGGGTAATCAGGCTGCTTATTGTTCTGTGCCTGGCGTTTTCGGGATGGGTGATCACCCTGGTCTTTTACCTGCTGACGCTGGTTTTGTATCAGATTGCCCTCGCGCAGCTTCATGAGCCGATGGCGGCCTGA
- a CDS encoding phage virion morphogenesis protein, with protein sequence MDELQRVDDWLTALLANLEPAARNRMMRQLAQQLRRTQQQNIRLQRNPDGSGYEPRRMTARSKKGRIKRQMFAKLRTTKYLKNTASADSASVQFDGKVQRIARVHHYGLRDRVSRKGPEVRYAERRLLGVNDEVETITRDTLLRWLAG encoded by the coding sequence GTGGATGAGCTGCAGAGGGTGGATGACTGGCTGACGGCGCTGCTGGCAAATCTGGAGCCTGCCGCACGCAACCGTATGATGCGACAACTGGCACAACAGCTGCGCCGGACGCAGCAGCAGAACATCAGGCTGCAGCGTAATCCTGACGGCAGCGGCTATGAGCCGCGTCGGATGACAGCCCGCAGCAAGAAGGGGCGCATCAAACGCCAGATGTTTGCAAAGCTTCGCACCACAAAATACCTGAAAAACACCGCCAGTGCGGACTCTGCCAGCGTGCAGTTTGATGGCAAGGTGCAGCGCATTGCCCGTGTTCACCATTACGGTCTGCGGGATCGCGTCAGCCGCAAAGGCCCGGAGGTCCGCTACGCAGAGCGCCGCCTGTTGGGCGTGAATGATGAGGTGGAAACCATCACCCGTGACACTCTGCTGCGTTGGCTGGCGGGGTGA
- a CDS encoding tail fiber assembly protein, which translates to MAKAILNKSGIATKAGDITVYNYDGVTHEYLTSSVEFLALGVGVPANSCTDAPGETKGGFALCRTADLTAWEYVADHRGETVWNTETGEPVSITLPGDYPQGTTTLEPDTPYDKWDGEKWVTDDAVKKSADVKAADLQKTTLIQRAGENISPLQDAVDLGMATDEEKSRYDAWRKYRVLLTRVDTSLAPDISWPEPPED; encoded by the coding sequence ATGGCTAAAGCAATATTGAACAAAAGCGGGATTGCCACAAAGGCCGGTGATATTACCGTTTATAACTATGACGGCGTAACGCATGAATATCTTACGTCATCAGTCGAGTTTCTGGCCTTGGGGGTTGGTGTTCCAGCCAATTCATGCACTGACGCGCCGGGCGAAACCAAAGGCGGTTTTGCGCTCTGTCGGACTGCGGATCTAACTGCCTGGGAATACGTCGCAGATCACCGTGGTGAAACGGTATGGAATACAGAAACCGGTGAACCGGTGAGTATTACTTTACCGGGTGATTATCCACAAGGGACAACAACGCTGGAACCCGACACACCATACGATAAATGGGATGGCGAAAAATGGGTAACAGATGATGCTGTAAAAAAATCGGCTGATGTTAAAGCGGCAGATTTGCAGAAAACCACACTAATTCAGAGGGCCGGTGAAAATATTAGTCCACTGCAGGATGCTGTTGATCTGGGTATGGCAACCGACGAAGAAAAGAGCCGCTATGATGCCTGGCGAAAATACCGCGTATTGCTGACGCGCGTGGATACATCGCTGGCACCTGATATTAGCTGGCCTGAACCTCCCGAAGATTAA
- a CDS encoding head completion/stabilization protein: protein MKFVAPEQAPEQAEVIKNTPFWPDVDLSEFRSVMRTDGTVTQPRLKQVVLTAISEVNAELFDFRNRQQMLGWRTLAEVPAEMLDGKSERIRHYHNAVFCWARAMLNERYQDYDATASGVKRGEELAEASGDLWRDARWAISRVQDAAHCTVELI, encoded by the coding sequence ATGAAGTTTGTTGCGCCCGAACAGGCACCGGAACAGGCGGAGGTCATCAAAAATACGCCGTTCTGGCCTGATGTGGATCTGTCGGAATTTCGCAGTGTGATGCGCACTGACGGCACGGTGACGCAGCCGCGTTTAAAGCAGGTCGTGCTGACGGCAATTTCTGAGGTTAACGCTGAGCTGTTCGACTTCCGCAACCGTCAGCAGATGCTGGGCTGGCGGACACTTGCTGAGGTTCCCGCAGAAATGCTGGACGGCAAAAGCGAGCGTATCCGGCACTACCACAACGCTGTTTTTTGCTGGGCGCGCGCCATGCTCAATGAGCGTTATCAGGACTATGACGCCACGGCGTCAGGTGTGAAGCGAGGGGAGGAGCTGGCGGAGGCCAGCGGCGATCTGTGGCGTGATGCCCGCTGGGCTATCAGCCGGGTGCAGGATGCAGCGCACTGTACGGTGGAGCTTATCTGA
- a CDS encoding lysozyme — MNPSIVKRCLVGAVLAIAATLPGFQSLHTSVEGLKLIADYEGCRLQPYQCSAGVWTDGIGNTSGVVPGKTITERQAAQGLITNVLRVERALEKCVVQPMPQKVYDAVVSFAFNVGTGNACSSTLVKLLNQRRWADACHQLPRWVYVKGVFNQGLDNRRAREMAWCLKGA; from the coding sequence ATGAATCCTTCAATCGTTAAGCGCTGCCTTGTCGGGGCGGTGCTGGCTATCGCCGCCACGCTGCCCGGTTTCCAGTCGCTTCATACCTCCGTTGAGGGGCTGAAACTGATTGCCGATTACGAGGGATGCCGCCTGCAGCCTTATCAGTGCAGCGCGGGCGTGTGGACTGACGGGATCGGCAATACGTCAGGCGTGGTGCCGGGCAAAACTATCACGGAACGGCAGGCGGCGCAGGGACTTATCACCAATGTGCTGCGCGTGGAGCGGGCGCTGGAAAAATGTGTGGTGCAGCCGATGCCGCAAAAGGTCTATGACGCGGTGGTGTCGTTTGCTTTCAACGTGGGCACCGGCAACGCCTGCAGCTCCACGCTGGTTAAGTTGCTGAACCAGCGGCGCTGGGCGGATGCCTGCCATCAGCTGCCGCGCTGGGTATATGTCAAAGGTGTGTTTAATCAGGGGCTGGACAACCGCCGCGCGCGGGAAATGGCATGGTGCTTAAAAGGAGCATAA